A stretch of the Comamonas testosteroni TK102 genome encodes the following:
- a CDS encoding alpha/beta fold hydrolase produces MHVTLVLLPGMDGTSTLFEPFIAALKDKYPVSVVRYPTTRHSQTYAALSDFATAHLPPDGPIVLLGESFSGPIAISIAAANPARVLGVILCCTFVRNPRPNLRWLKGMTYLPTPRPPLTIATKLLFGRFATSKLSALLRKALHEVQPAILRARLREVASVDVRAQAARLAMPVLYLRALNDHVVPPSAASEAQQLCRDMKVETFDAPHCLLQVVPAEASEAVMHFMDRLVAT; encoded by the coding sequence ATGCATGTCACCCTAGTTCTCCTTCCCGGTATGGATGGGACAAGCACCCTTTTCGAGCCCTTCATTGCTGCGCTCAAGGACAAGTACCCCGTTTCAGTAGTTCGATATCCAACTACTCGTCATTCCCAGACTTACGCTGCTTTAAGTGACTTCGCTACAGCGCATCTGCCACCTGATGGCCCTATTGTTTTGCTTGGAGAGTCGTTTTCAGGCCCAATCGCAATTTCGATAGCGGCAGCCAATCCAGCGCGAGTGCTGGGCGTCATCTTGTGTTGTACCTTCGTTCGAAACCCCAGACCCAACCTTCGGTGGCTAAAAGGCATGACTTACTTGCCGACACCCCGACCACCTTTGACAATCGCAACTAAATTGCTTTTTGGCCGGTTTGCAACCTCGAAGTTGAGCGCCTTGCTGCGTAAAGCTCTGCACGAGGTCCAACCAGCTATTTTGCGAGCTCGGCTCCGTGAAGTCGCATCTGTGGATGTACGTGCTCAAGCTGCCAGGCTTGCGATGCCAGTTCTATATCTGAGGGCACTCAATGATCACGTCGTGCCGCCGTCAGCAGCATCCGAAGCACAGCAACTGTGCCGAGATATGAAAGTCGAAACTTTTGATGCCCCACACTGCCTCTTGCAGGTCGTTCCCGCTGAAGCAAGCGAAGCGGTGATGCATTTCATGGATCGGTTGGTAGCCACCTAA
- a CDS encoding GNAT family N-acetyltransferase — translation MSESTSLNGVMVRAIQSKDFDQWLSLWDGYNAFYGRVGATALAREITETTWERFFNPIEPVFALVAEHEGEVVGLAHYLFHRSTTRLGLVCYLQDLFTAPTRRKLGIGKALINNVYEQATLAGASRVYWQTQAANEAGRALYDKLAEHSGFIVYSHEL, via the coding sequence ATGTCTGAAAGTACCTCTTTAAATGGTGTCATGGTAAGAGCCATTCAATCCAAAGACTTTGATCAGTGGCTATCGCTTTGGGACGGCTACAACGCTTTCTATGGACGGGTCGGGGCTACTGCACTGGCCAGAGAAATTACCGAGACAACCTGGGAACGCTTCTTCAATCCCATTGAGCCGGTATTTGCGTTGGTTGCGGAGCATGAAGGAGAAGTGGTTGGCCTGGCCCATTACCTGTTTCACCGCAGCACCACCAGACTGGGCCTGGTCTGTTACCTGCAGGACCTTTTCACGGCCCCCACACGGCGCAAGCTCGGGATTGGCAAGGCCCTCATCAACAACGTCTACGAGCAAGCCACGCTGGCTGGCGCGAGTCGCGTCTACTGGCAAACACAAGCAGCCAATGAAGCCGGCCGCGCGCTCTACGACAAGTTAGCCGAACATAGTGGATTTATCGTCTACAGCCATGAGCTGTAG
- a CDS encoding DUF4175 domain-containing protein — protein MWKSLQTMLAAAFVFLNDWSYARMYVSVIGGFCSAALIYLFALPSELPLWPAVLVVFLSGVVGLWWERQSSHSSEM, from the coding sequence ATGTGGAAATCCTTGCAAACCATGCTCGCCGCTGCCTTCGTTTTCTTGAACGATTGGAGCTATGCACGCATGTATGTCAGCGTAATCGGCGGCTTCTGCAGCGCAGCGTTGATCTACCTATTCGCATTGCCAAGCGAGCTGCCGTTATGGCCAGCGGTGCTGGTCGTGTTTCTATCGGGTGTGGTGGGTCTTTGGTGGGAGCGCCAGAGCTCACACAGTTCCGAGATGTGA
- a CDS encoding type I restriction endonuclease → MEFYESLNNLAAKIRQQGQNISTEEATKTAFVIPFIQSVLGYDVFNPSEVVPEFICDVGTKKGEKIDYAIFKDGQVQMLIECKKLGEPLNVNHASQLFRYFHVTTARISILTNGRVYKFFTDLDAPNKMDEKPFLELDLLDIDEHAAPELRNLTRSAFDVDSIISAAGELKYIGQLKRELANQFSDPCEEFLRFFTARVYDGAITARVREQFQPLLLKAVAQFTGDLVNDRLKSAITGVAPQTLVAQPLATDDAVKSEKSTDKPLASQDEETARIDTTPEEMEGFFIVKSIVRTSVEPERIGHRDTQSYFGILLDDNNRKPVCRLHFNRSQKYLGILDADKKEVRHPLSKLDDIYNFSTEHIAATKLVAQR, encoded by the coding sequence GTGGAGTTCTACGAAAGCCTTAACAACCTTGCCGCAAAAATCCGACAGCAGGGCCAAAACATCTCAACCGAAGAAGCAACAAAAACGGCATTCGTCATACCATTTATTCAATCCGTATTGGGATATGACGTTTTCAACCCTTCCGAAGTTGTTCCAGAATTCATCTGCGATGTAGGCACCAAGAAAGGTGAAAAGATCGACTATGCCATTTTCAAAGATGGCCAAGTCCAAATGCTGATCGAATGCAAAAAGCTCGGTGAGCCACTGAATGTAAACCATGCAAGCCAACTTTTCCGCTACTTTCACGTAACGACCGCAAGAATCTCTATCCTCACGAATGGACGGGTCTACAAGTTTTTCACAGACCTGGACGCCCCCAACAAAATGGATGAAAAGCCATTTTTGGAGCTCGATCTACTGGATATCGACGAGCACGCGGCACCAGAGCTTCGCAATCTCACGCGCTCCGCATTTGACGTTGACTCCATCATCAGTGCGGCGGGCGAACTGAAATATATCGGTCAACTCAAACGTGAATTAGCCAATCAGTTCAGCGACCCATGCGAAGAATTTCTTCGATTTTTTACTGCCCGTGTCTATGACGGAGCAATCACTGCTCGTGTGCGTGAACAGTTCCAGCCACTGCTACTTAAAGCAGTCGCCCAGTTCACCGGCGACTTGGTCAATGATCGGTTGAAGTCAGCTATTACTGGAGTTGCACCACAAACTCTGGTGGCTCAGCCACTTGCTACAGATGATGCTGTGAAGTCGGAGAAATCGACCGATAAGCCACTAGCATCACAAGATGAGGAAACCGCTCGCATCGACACAACCCCTGAGGAGATGGAAGGGTTCTTCATTGTGAAATCGATTGTGCGAACAAGCGTCGAGCCAGAGCGCATTGGTCATAGGGACACACAGAGCTATTTCGGCATTTTGCTGGATGACAACAACCGCAAGCCCGTTTGTCGCCTCCACTTCAATCGCAGCCAAAAATACCTTGGAATTTTGGATGCAGATAAAAAGGAAGTGCGCCACCCTCTTAGCAAACTGGACGATATCTACAACTTCTCCACGGAGCATATAGCTGCGACAAAGCTTGTGGCGCAACGCTAA
- a CDS encoding Rha family transcriptional regulator translates to MADNSIGSPVTALPALSVDHGTITTTSLQIAEHFGKRHADVIRAIKRLDVPAEFTERNFALSDFTDSTGRVLTQQNLHRSGR, encoded by the coding sequence ATGGCTGACAACAGCATTGGTTCGCCCGTAACCGCCCTTCCAGCGCTTTCCGTCGATCACGGAACCATCACCACCACAAGTCTTCAAATTGCAGAGCACTTTGGCAAGCGCCACGCTGATGTGATTCGCGCCATCAAAAGACTCGATGTCCCTGCCGAATTCACTGAACGCAATTTTGCGTTGAGCGATTTCACTGACTCAACAGGACGTGTATTGACCCAGCAGAACCTGCACAGGTCAGGCCGCTAA
- a CDS encoding IS3 family transposase, giving the protein MIETIRQGLQADGITVSISKLCRWFEVPRRSVYYRPVKAAPTLQGHFVAPIKAMIEENPSFGYRTVAHLLGFNKNTVQRIFQLKGWQVRKRPVGFRPRIQSLPSVAKAPNERWATDMCRVWAGRDGWTTMALVIDCHSRELLGWHLSRSGKSKTAESALEQALIARFGTLGRVSEPFLLRSDNGLVFTSRSFTSLVRSYGLRQEFITPHSPEQNGVVERVIRTLKEQCVHRHRFESLQHASRLIGDWIHFYNHRRPHQALNMRTPAEAFALAA; this is encoded by the coding sequence GTGATCGAGACGATCCGCCAGGGACTGCAGGCCGACGGCATCACCGTCTCGATCAGCAAGCTGTGCCGGTGGTTCGAGGTGCCGCGGCGCAGCGTGTACTACCGGCCGGTGAAGGCTGCCCCCACGCTGCAGGGGCACTTCGTGGCCCCGATCAAGGCCATGATCGAGGAGAACCCGTCCTTCGGGTACCGAACCGTGGCGCACCTGCTGGGGTTCAACAAGAACACGGTGCAGCGCATCTTCCAGCTCAAGGGCTGGCAGGTGCGCAAGCGCCCGGTGGGCTTCAGGCCGCGGATCCAGTCGCTGCCCTCGGTGGCCAAGGCGCCCAACGAGCGCTGGGCCACGGATATGTGCCGGGTCTGGGCCGGGCGTGATGGCTGGACGACGATGGCCCTTGTGATCGATTGCCATAGCCGGGAACTGCTGGGCTGGCACCTGTCGCGCAGTGGGAAATCGAAGACGGCGGAGTCAGCACTGGAGCAGGCCCTGATCGCGCGCTTCGGCACGCTGGGCCGAGTATCTGAGCCGTTCCTGCTGCGTTCAGACAATGGCCTGGTCTTCACCAGCCGCAGCTTCACCTCGCTGGTCAGAAGCTATGGGCTGCGCCAGGAGTTCATCACGCCACACAGCCCCGAGCAGAACGGCGTGGTCGAGAGGGTGATCCGTACGCTCAAGGAGCAATGCGTGCATCGGCATCGCTTCGAATCGCTGCAGCATGCCAGTCGCCTGATCGGGGACTGGATCCACTTCTACAACCACCGACGCCCGCATCAGGCGTTGAACATGAGAACACCCGCTGAGGCATTCGCATTAGCGGCCTGA
- a CDS encoding DUF1153 domain-containing protein — protein MSTLMEEEIKRWTAKRKTALILEIIQGKTSVSEASRTYDLPPSEIEGWVEDGRKGMENALKANPQDVREQYERQLKELQEAYGEAMLELRARKKLQSLLGEDEK, from the coding sequence ATGAGCACATTGATGGAAGAAGAGATCAAACGCTGGACCGCAAAGCGCAAGACGGCACTGATCCTGGAGATCATCCAGGGCAAGACCAGCGTGTCGGAGGCCAGTCGAACCTATGACCTGCCGCCGTCGGAGATTGAGGGCTGGGTGGAAGATGGCCGCAAGGGCATGGAGAATGCGCTGAAGGCCAACCCGCAGGATGTGCGCGAGCAGTACGAGCGCCAACTGAAGGAGTTGCAGGAGGCCTACGGCGAGGCGATGCTGGAGTTGCGCGCAAGAAAAAAATTGCAGTCCCTGCTGGGCGAGGACGAGAAGTGA
- a CDS encoding DUF1003 domain-containing protein — MLNTDTVAKRLLGVSADTLDERALKVAQHIARRKHISRNVAQELEQTPPTFGQRAADAVATFGGSWAFVILFGATMVIWVGLNTLLLLTRGSTFDPYPYILLNLFLSMLAAIQAPIILMSQNRQADKDRIRGEHDYEVNLKAELEIMLLHEKIDELQKTQWGELIAIQTEQLQLLRQLAEGHRPV; from the coding sequence ATGCTCAACACGGATACCGTTGCCAAGAGATTGCTCGGAGTCTCCGCCGATACCTTGGACGAAAGAGCGCTCAAGGTCGCCCAGCACATTGCCCGGCGCAAACACATTTCACGCAATGTGGCGCAGGAGCTGGAGCAAACGCCGCCCACCTTCGGGCAGCGCGCAGCAGATGCCGTTGCAACGTTTGGCGGGTCCTGGGCCTTTGTGATTCTATTTGGCGCAACGATGGTGATATGGGTGGGCCTCAACACGCTGCTTCTTTTGACGCGCGGCTCCACCTTCGACCCGTATCCCTACATTCTGCTGAACCTGTTTCTGTCCATGCTGGCGGCCATACAGGCGCCCATCATTCTCATGTCACAGAACCGCCAGGCAGACAAGGACCGCATCCGCGGCGAGCATGACTACGAGGTCAACCTCAAGGCCGAGCTGGAGATCATGCTGCTGCACGAAAAGATCGACGAGCTGCAGAAAACGCAGTGGGGTGAACTCATCGCCATCCAGACCGAGCAGCTGCAACTGCTGCGCCAGCTTGCGGAAGGGCACCGGCCCGTTTAA
- a CDS encoding universal stress protein, translating into MFKHILIPTDGSKLSEAALRAGLQLAKEQGSEVTVLYVMPDYSALMYSGEGMVAYNPSEMRRDAELTADTVLKAVQDIAKAEGVDCKLERTMNFSVHQAIIQQAKDSHCDLICMASHGRKGLAGILLGSETQRVLVNSGIPVLVHRPVV; encoded by the coding sequence ATGTTCAAGCACATTTTGATTCCTACGGACGGCTCGAAACTCTCCGAAGCTGCACTGCGTGCAGGCTTGCAGCTGGCCAAGGAGCAAGGCTCCGAGGTCACTGTGCTGTATGTGATGCCGGACTATTCGGCCCTGATGTATAGCGGTGAGGGGATGGTGGCCTACAACCCCAGCGAGATGCGCCGGGACGCCGAGCTAACGGCCGACACAGTGCTAAAGGCGGTGCAGGACATTGCCAAGGCCGAGGGCGTGGACTGCAAGTTGGAGCGGACGATGAACTTTTCAGTGCACCAGGCCATCATCCAGCAGGCCAAGGACAGCCACTGCGACCTGATCTGCATGGCATCGCACGGCCGCAAGGGCCTTGCCGGCATTTTGCTGGGCAGTGAAACCCAGCGCGTGCTGGTGAACAGCGGCATTCCGGTGCTGGTGCACAGGCCTGTGGTTTAA
- a CDS encoding metal-dependent hydrolase family protein, producing MSHAIATDADLAWKTGPIRPRACTCGSVVCQLLHERVMTDMSRRMFVGGVAAMMAPFVGLHAAEPGAGGTPRQADRPVLLTNLRLFDGTGKSVRQGVQVLIQGKMIAAVPSAGEKVEGAQVIDCQGKLVMPGMIDTHWHTMLAAIPQMTAMTADLGYLYISAAQEAQRTLMRGFTSVRDAGGPAFALKRAIDEGMVPGPRIYPSGAMISQTSGHGDFRLRSDIPRAANEPLSMVEQVGVAMIADGETEVLRRVREQLMLGASQIKMLAGGGVASLYDPLDSTQFTEKELRAGVEAASDWNTYVMAHVYTPKGIKRAIKAGVKSIEHGQLADEESVKMMRDEGVWWSLQPFLQDEDSNVYPDAVRRESQSRVAEGTVRAYEMAQKYGIKTGWGTDILFSPKGTATQGRQLAKLTRFYDPMTLLKQATGTNGELLALSGERNPYPQPLGRIAPGAFADLLVADGDPTVNLDFLANPEQNLRLIMKDGKVHKNTL from the coding sequence ATGAGTCACGCAATCGCTACCGACGCCGACCTGGCCTGGAAGACGGGCCCGATTCGCCCCAGAGCCTGCACCTGCGGCAGTGTGGTGTGCCAGTTGCTGCATGAGCGGGTGATGACCGATATGTCGCGCCGCATGTTTGTAGGCGGGGTGGCAGCGATGATGGCGCCGTTTGTGGGCCTGCACGCAGCCGAGCCCGGTGCCGGCGGCACGCCCAGGCAGGCAGACCGCCCCGTGTTGCTGACCAATCTGCGCCTGTTTGACGGCACGGGCAAGTCGGTGCGCCAGGGCGTGCAGGTGCTGATCCAGGGCAAGATGATTGCGGCCGTGCCCTCTGCCGGTGAAAAGGTGGAAGGTGCCCAGGTGATCGACTGCCAGGGCAAGCTGGTGATGCCGGGCATGATCGATACGCACTGGCACACCATGCTGGCAGCCATTCCGCAGATGACGGCGATGACGGCCGATCTGGGTTATCTGTATATCTCCGCCGCGCAAGAGGCGCAGCGCACGCTGATGCGCGGCTTTACCTCGGTGCGGGATGCGGGCGGGCCGGCCTTCGCGCTCAAGCGCGCGATCGACGAAGGGATGGTGCCGGGCCCGCGCATCTACCCCAGCGGGGCCATGATCTCTCAGACCTCGGGCCATGGCGACTTTCGCCTGCGCAGCGATATTCCGCGTGCGGCGAACGAGCCGCTGAGCATGGTGGAGCAAGTCGGCGTGGCCATGATTGCGGACGGCGAGACCGAGGTGCTGCGCCGCGTGCGCGAACAGCTGATGCTGGGTGCATCGCAGATCAAGATGCTGGCCGGCGGCGGCGTGGCATCGCTGTACGACCCGCTGGACAGCACCCAGTTCACCGAAAAGGAGCTGCGCGCCGGCGTGGAAGCCGCTAGCGACTGGAACACCTATGTGATGGCGCATGTGTATACGCCCAAGGGCATCAAGCGGGCCATCAAGGCAGGCGTGAAGAGCATCGAGCACGGCCAGCTGGCCGACGAAGAGAGCGTCAAGATGATGCGCGACGAGGGGGTGTGGTGGAGCCTGCAGCCCTTCTTGCAGGACGAGGACAGCAATGTCTACCCTGACGCCGTGCGCCGCGAGAGCCAGTCGCGCGTGGCCGAGGGCACGGTGCGCGCCTATGAGATGGCGCAGAAGTACGGCATCAAGACCGGCTGGGGCACGGACATTCTGTTCAGCCCCAAGGGGACGGCCACGCAGGGCAGGCAGTTGGCCAAGCTGACGCGCTTTTACGACCCGATGACGCTGCTGAAGCAGGCCACGGGCACCAACGGCGAGCTGCTGGCCCTGTCGGGCGAGCGCAACCCCTACCCCCAACCGCTGGGCCGCATCGCCCCCGGTGCGTTTGCCGACCTGCTGGTGGCCGACGGCGACCCGACGGTGAATCTGGACTTTCTGGCCAACCCCGAACAGAACCTGCGCCTGATCATGAAGGACGGCAAGGTGCACAAGAACACCCTGTAA
- a CDS encoding YfaZ family outer membrane protein produces the protein MTQHIKMAAAALAMGLLAGSPAWAQGKESADAWRFQLTPYVWMTGLDGSVRPFRGAPTVDVNKSFSDILENLDAAAFVNGTARKGSYVLQGDFSYAATSDKAALPLGLSAHAKIRQTSLTMTGGHNWALSPESSFDLMAGFRLWQIRAEVNVPGVASAQSNTSFVDPVVAARWRYDIAPRWSSLLYADMGGLDVGSKFTWQVHASVNYQVKENIFVSVGYRHLSVDYRDGGKRLDFSQSGPIIGATFRF, from the coding sequence ATGACACAGCACATCAAAATGGCCGCAGCAGCGCTGGCCATGGGCCTGCTGGCGGGCTCGCCTGCCTGGGCGCAGGGCAAGGAATCGGCCGATGCGTGGCGCTTTCAGCTCACGCCCTATGTGTGGATGACCGGTCTGGACGGCAGCGTGCGCCCGTTCAGGGGCGCACCCACGGTCGACGTGAACAAGTCGTTCTCGGACATTCTGGAGAACCTCGACGCTGCCGCCTTCGTGAACGGCACAGCGCGCAAGGGCAGCTATGTGCTGCAAGGCGACTTCAGCTACGCAGCCACATCGGACAAGGCCGCCCTGCCCCTGGGCCTGAGCGCCCATGCCAAGATTCGCCAGACCTCGCTGACGATGACCGGTGGGCACAACTGGGCGTTGAGCCCTGAGTCGAGCTTTGACCTGATGGCGGGCTTTCGCCTATGGCAGATCAGGGCCGAAGTGAATGTGCCGGGGGTGGCGTCCGCGCAGTCCAACACCTCCTTCGTCGACCCTGTGGTGGCCGCACGCTGGCGCTACGACATTGCGCCGCGCTGGTCCAGCTTGCTGTATGCCGATATGGGCGGGCTGGATGTGGGCTCGAAGTTCACCTGGCAGGTTCACGCCTCGGTGAACTACCAGGTCAAGGAGAACATCTTTGTCTCGGTAGGCTACCGCCACCTGAGCGTGGACTACCGGGACGGCGGCAAGCGGCTGGACTTCAGCCAGAGCGGCCCGATCATCGGGGCGACGTTCAGGTTTTAA
- a CDS encoding phage portal protein, translating to MLGLTVLALGGEMVNGDAVAIPKWLPRPDSPWATRLSVIEADRLETPPYLEGMARIRRGVELDGEGAPVAYHFRAAHPGDTLYLRGDEAQDLNRWERVPAVTPWGRRRVVHLHAKERTGQSWGNP from the coding sequence TTGCTGGGCCTGACGGTGCTGGCCCTGGGCGGCGAGATGGTGAACGGCGATGCCGTGGCCATTCCCAAATGGCTGCCCCGGCCTGACAGCCCCTGGGCTACGCGGCTGAGCGTGATTGAGGCCGACCGGCTGGAGACCCCGCCTTACTTGGAGGGCATGGCCCGTATTCGCCGTGGCGTGGAGCTGGACGGCGAGGGCGCGCCCGTGGCCTACCATTTTCGCGCCGCGCACCCTGGCGATACGCTGTACCTGCGCGGTGACGAAGCGCAAGACCTGAACCGCTGGGAACGCGTGCCCGCCGTTACCCCCTGGGGCCGCCGCCGCGTGGTGCACCTGCATGCCAAGGAGCGCACGGGCCAGAGCTGGGGCAACCCGTAA
- a CDS encoding acyltransferase family protein, translating into MKSEIFTLTGVRFLAAFSILVFHIDMRWPLSSNVYLKNMISQGAVGMTLFFMLSGFILAYNYADSSINFKKYIVNRFSRIYPVYILLSIISIPWIGINFTDASFKNLFQIITLNFINLFALQAWFPNLFNYWTFGGTWSISVEVFLYVMFPFMVNLARNFTKKHIALGIVVLSIISALPGLTTYLFSPPQFGVFYAMPIFRLSEFIIGIFLYKLYILKIRVPYPNIFLFVSTLTFFTYLAIFGSELPQYIGHNFIVIPYIALILYLVAAERTFISNILSSRAFNFLGRISYSFYLLQIFVLLYLIDKRDFVVEMIPLLSNNFLLLIFVTIILIISSTVCYYYVEERYRVIIKKIADLPQINKNNVKRFFQGS; encoded by the coding sequence ATGAAATCAGAGATTTTCACCCTTACCGGGGTAAGGTTCTTGGCAGCATTCTCAATACTGGTCTTTCATATTGATATGAGATGGCCGCTTTCGAGTAATGTTTATTTGAAGAATATGATAAGCCAAGGAGCAGTCGGGATGACTTTGTTCTTTATGCTCTCCGGCTTTATATTGGCTTATAACTACGCAGATAGTTCTATAAATTTTAAGAAATACATAGTTAACAGATTTTCAAGAATTTACCCTGTTTATATTCTGCTTAGTATCATTTCCATACCATGGATAGGCATAAATTTCACTGATGCTTCATTTAAAAATTTATTTCAAATTATCACTTTGAATTTTATAAATTTATTTGCACTTCAAGCTTGGTTTCCAAATTTATTTAATTATTGGACTTTTGGTGGGACTTGGTCGATCTCTGTGGAGGTTTTCTTGTATGTGATGTTTCCATTTATGGTTAATCTAGCAAGAAACTTCACAAAAAAACACATCGCCCTAGGTATTGTTGTGCTTTCCATAATTTCTGCTTTACCTGGGTTGACCACTTACTTATTTAGTCCGCCGCAGTTTGGGGTTTTTTATGCGATGCCTATTTTTAGATTATCTGAGTTTATTATTGGAATTTTTCTGTATAAGCTATACATATTGAAGATTCGTGTTCCCTATCCTAATATTTTTTTGTTTGTTTCGACATTGACTTTCTTCACTTATTTGGCAATTTTTGGAAGTGAGCTGCCTCAGTACATTGGACATAATTTTATTGTTATTCCATACATAGCTCTGATTCTGTACTTGGTTGCAGCGGAGAGGACATTTATTTCAAATATTCTTTCTAGTAGAGCCTTTAATTTTTTAGGAAGAATTAGTTACTCATTTTACTTGCTTCAAATATTTGTTCTGTTATATTTAATTGATAAAAGGGACTTTGTTGTGGAAATGATTCCACTGCTTTCCAATAATTTTTTGCTACTGATTTTTGTCACGATAATTTTAATTATATCTTCGACGGTTTGTTATTACTATGTCGAAGAGAGATATAGAGTAATTATTAAGAAAATTGCAGATCTGCCTCAAATTAACAAAAATAATGTCAAACGCTTCTTTCAAGGTTCTTAA
- a CDS encoding DUF4337 domain-containing protein, which produces MSSNGFHVHGPHDHELEHAAQGEHGATAHHGIGGGSLTNQIAMCTAVIATVGAIFSYMGGATQANAGLYKNDAAIKKTEAANQWAFYQAKSTKQSMAEFARDLVATEDKRAAYQAKVERYEKEKDDIKRDAERLEAEARHWDEQSEMQMHLHHRWAQATTGLQVAIALAAIALLTKKKWLEYGMLGVAALGLAVGGLAMLHI; this is translated from the coding sequence ATGTCTTCCAACGGCTTTCACGTCCACGGCCCGCACGATCACGAACTCGAACATGCCGCCCAGGGCGAACATGGCGCAACGGCTCACCACGGCATCGGCGGCGGCAGCCTGACCAACCAGATCGCCATGTGCACTGCCGTCATCGCAACGGTGGGCGCCATCTTCTCGTACATGGGCGGTGCGACCCAGGCCAATGCCGGGCTGTACAAAAACGACGCAGCCATCAAGAAGACCGAAGCGGCGAATCAGTGGGCCTTCTACCAGGCCAAGAGCACCAAGCAGTCGATGGCCGAGTTTGCGCGCGATCTGGTGGCCACGGAGGACAAGCGGGCAGCCTACCAGGCCAAGGTAGAGCGCTACGAGAAGGAAAAGGACGACATCAAGCGCGATGCCGAGCGTCTGGAGGCGGAGGCCCGGCACTGGGACGAGCAGTCCGAGATGCAGATGCACCTGCATCACCGCTGGGCCCAGGCAACCACCGGGCTGCAGGTCGCCATTGCCCTCGCCGCCATTGCACTGCTCACCAAGAAGAAGTGGCTCGAATACGGGATGCTTGGCGTAGCCGCGCTTGGCCTGGCCGTGGGCGGGCTGGCCATGCTGCATATCTAA
- a CDS encoding RNA recognition motif domain-containing protein produces MQNNLYVTNLGYSIDGEALRAHFSGCGEVISADVISDRETGRSRGFGFVEMSTPEQAQKAIQTLNDQPLGGRAVGVALARPRK; encoded by the coding sequence ATGCAAAACAATCTCTATGTCACCAATCTCGGCTATTCCATCGACGGCGAAGCCCTGCGCGCCCATTTCAGCGGGTGCGGTGAAGTGATCTCCGCAGACGTCATCTCTGACCGTGAAACCGGCCGCTCGCGCGGCTTCGGCTTTGTTGAAATGAGCACCCCTGAGCAGGCACAGAAAGCTATCCAGACGCTGAACGACCAGCCGCTGGGTGGTCGTGCTGTGGGAGTGGCCCTGGCCCGTCCACGCAAGTAA
- the infA gene encoding translation initiation factor IF-1, translating to MAKEELIEMPGRVDEVLPDARFRVTLENGHQLIAYSGGKMRKHRIRVLAGDKVTVEMSPYDLNKGRVTFRHLAPRTGAAPAFKRRR from the coding sequence TTGGCTAAAGAAGAACTAATCGAGATGCCCGGTCGCGTTGATGAAGTACTGCCGGATGCCCGCTTTCGTGTCACTCTGGAAAACGGTCATCAGCTCATTGCTTACAGCGGCGGAAAGATGCGCAAGCACCGTATTCGCGTACTGGCAGGCGACAAAGTGACTGTTGAAATGTCTCCCTACGATCTGAACAAGGGGCGAGTGACCTTCCGTCATCTTGCTCCTCGCACTGGCGCGGCACCAGCCTTCAAGCGCCGTCGCTAA